In Cervus canadensis isolate Bull #8, Minnesota chromosome 7, ASM1932006v1, whole genome shotgun sequence, the DNA window CCCATGACCTCACTGACCACCACCCTGTCGATTCCAGGACAACTCAAGATGGCTCTCAGCGAGCACGTGGCCCGGTTGGAGGGGGTGAAGTTGCTCAGGAGCAACAGGAGACTGGGTGCCAGCAGGGCCCGGATGCTGGGGGCTGCCAGGGCCACCGGGGACGTGCTGGTCTTCATGGACACCCACTGCGAGTGCCAGCCGGGCTGGCTGGAGCCCCTTCTGGCCAGAATAGCTGGTGACAGGTAACTCACTACCGGGGGCTGTAGAGCAGGAGGCGGGAGAGGGAAAAATGGTCTACAGCCTCAGCCACTCACAGAAcacacccccctcccctgccaccaCTGCCTGAGCCAACTGCAGCTCCAGTGCCCAGACCGGGGAGGAAGGGTCATgggcagaggaaaagggagatCTCCAAGGGCAAAGGGGCAAACCCCCCTCTTAGGGGTGTTCCTGGCTCAGGAGCCTGACCATGCTGTTTCCCACTTGAAGACTGGTCCAGGCTCCTGCCTTAGGGACatgtagttcttttttaaaaatatgtgtgaatCACTTTATAGTTTCAAAAGAGCTCCTGGATCACTGGTCAAAGGGCAGGGTCTGGGATgtcttcattctatttttttttaaatagactctATTATTAGAACAAATTTTGGtacacagcaaaattgagaggcaAGGATGCTGTAGTGGATTGCCctttcctgctctaggggatctccccgactcaggaatcaaacccgggtctcctgcactgcaggcagagtctttaccaactaagctacgagggaagcccaaaattgagaggaagttacagagatttctcatatatCCTCTGCCTCCACACGTGCATAGCCTTCCCTGTTGTCAACATCTTCCACCAGAGTGATAAaattgttacaattgatgaacatACATTAACAAATCAAAAGCATCCAAAAGGGATGCCTAGTTCTCAAGGTCATCCAGTCCTCAAGGTCATCTAGTTCTCAAGGTCACCTACTTCTCAAGGCCATATAGTTCTCAAGATCACCTAGTCCTCAAGGTCACCTAGTTCTCAAGTTTGTCTAGATCCCAAGGTCACTTAGTTCTTGAGGTCATCTAGTTCTCAGGGTCATCTGGTTCTCAAGGTCACCTAGTTTTCAAGGTCACCTAGTACTCAGCTGAGGTTTAGGCCACTCCATATTGGAGGGCTTAAGTGATGGAAGGcagtctgaagaatcccatgtgtgtgcatgtgtgtgtgtgtgtgtgtgttgaggagcAGCAAGGGATTAAGATGCCTCCAGCCCTGCAGAGTGAGCTGCCTTCCTCCAGTCTGTGGCCTCAGGGAAGCTCTCAGCCCCTCTCCTACTCTGCCTGCCTCAGCAGACAGGGTCCTGGGAGGGCCATCGTCAGTCTTGGGGTCGCACCTGAGCAGCAAAGCTCTGGGAAGAGAGGCTTAGAGCTTCTTGCTTCTCAGTATAAGACACTTCCCACAAACACCGAGAATTTGCATGAGCTTCCAGAATGACTTTCTACATCACAGAGCAAGAGGAACAGTCAGGTCCAGGGGAAAAACAAAGAGTGGTCAGCTAAACTAGGGTCCTTCCTCCTTGTGGTAAAAGTTTGGTGGATGAGTTTGCAGCTGCAGTCAGCTTTTGGCTCTCTGGACAGTGGTGCCTTGGTTGACCTCACGTATTTCAGTTAGTTGGTGTTTGTTGACGGCTCCATTGAAACCCAAATGCTTGACTAGCTAGAGTTTAGAAAGGCTTAGGAGAGGATTGACCTCAAGTCTGCCTGTGAGTTAAAACTCAGTTCACAAGTGACAGGATGGTGGAGAGAGTCCTTTCCTCGCTCCTTCCAAGTCAGACAGGGAAGCTTTGCTATTTTGCCCTAAGTGAATTCCAAGAACTCCAGATACATCTGTAGATTTGAAAAACAAAGCTaagtatgacttttttttttaatcactcctTTTCAAGTCCCCCCACTCCAGTGTCTTCCTAATTCAGCCCTGACCAAGTAGCCGCTCTGGCCCATgggaataaaaaccaaaataaggAAACATCTCTCATTTCATTCATTGACATTTTAATCTTCATCTTTACCCAAAATGTATTCAGAGGCTTATGATGAATCACTTATGTAACTGGCTAAAATAGAAGTTCAAGAAGACTTCAGAAAGTAAAAGACGGTGTTGGAAACTGGGGGTAATACAGTTAATAGAAACGAGATTTACATATGACCCTGAGCCTCCAGCGAGACAGAGCAAAAAGAGAAACTTTAGGGTGATCATTCTCTGATGAAAAGGGATGTACAACTTTTTATCAAGAAGGACACAGCTAAAAGCTCTGGGACAAATTGATGGTGTAGACACTTGAATGCAGTTTCCTTTCTTGTCCTGTTACAATTACTAAGATGGCACAGACTTGATGGGATTCTTCAGAATTCAGCCACACTGCTTCCCTGGCTCTTGATTCTGAAATTCTACAAAATGCTCTGCCAGTTGCCAAATCCATCCCCTCTGCACAGCTCATTCAACAGTAAGCAAACCTGGGAGGGGTCCTCCTGAAATCCTTGCCCGTACTCCTCAGTTTCCTTAGGTCAATGCATCGTGCTCCAAAGTGGTGGAGGCCAGAGGTATTAAGTTACCATTACCTTCCAGAAGGCGGGGAAAATGTATCAAGATCCTTGCTGTAAATATAAACCCCATAACGCTTCATGCCAAGGCCAGTCACTGGAGGCCACAGATTAAAGCAGATCTTTGAATTCCAGGACCACCCTGGCCCTCTCCACATGGGCTGGGCTCGTGCCAGCCCCGGCCGTCTCTGAGCCAGCCCTGGCCATCTCTGAGGTGGATGGAAACCGATGGGAGTGTAAACAGCATGGCTGGCATCTCTTTCCCAGGAATATTCCTTTTCTTAGACTGGTAACTGCCAGCCAGTCTAAGACTTTTCTTACCAATCTAACTGGGTAACCCCTTAGTTCATGCCTAACTCATTCCAAGGTACAGTTTTTAGAAGAAACTGTCATGAGAGGCCAGggaaaaaatgtgactgagataTGACTAGGTGGAGGGCAGCTGCTGGTATACCTGAGTGATGCGTCAAAAGGCAGGGTTTCCAACCTGTACTGAAATCTGTACTGATTTCCCATAGGGCTCTCTCTGAGATCATGTAGTCCCAGTCTGTGCAAAAAAACTGGGATGAAATACAGTGCCAACAGCTACAGTAAATGAACAAGTAAATCTAGTTGCAGGACTTTGCTGAGAGACACCATGAACTCATATACACGCACGTGTGCACGTGCATGCATGTGcgcgtgtgcgcacacacacacatgctttaaCATCAAGGAGACTTATGGGGCTTGACAATCCTGGTTTCCCAAGACAACCAAGTTTCATGACCCAGGTAGGAACCAGAACTAGACCCTAGAGCAGGGACCCGTGAGCCCTCTGCAGTTGTACACAATATTTTGTATATGTGCATACGATTATTTTTCTGAGGAGGGATCGattattttctcatgattctCAAAGGAATCAAAGACCTCCAAAGAAGTCAAGAGCCATAGTCCTAGAGCATTACAGCTGAGAAAGAAAGAGCTTTCTGGGAAGTAGTTCCACCTCCCATCTGACAAATGAGGAAGCTAAGAACCAGAGAGGCACAACAGCTATCTCAAGATCACACCGCGCATTAGTGGCAGAGCTGAGCCTAGGTCACTGTTCTTCTGTCTCTCAGTTTTGTccagagagggtgtgtgtgtgtgtgtgtgtgtgtgtgtgtgtgtgtatgtggtgtgtggtgtgtgtatttgtactttttttttattgaacagagagatttttaaagaaaggggCAGGGATAGTCTTTAATGAAACGGGCCCCTAACTCCCTgtggaaaaatgtattttctagaaCAGCGCTGTTCAGGAACCACAGGTGTAACGTAAACATTTCTAGCAGTCCCATTGCAAAATAAAGAGACAGATGATATTAATTTCAACAAAATGTTTTAGGAAACCCAGTATGTCCAAAATATTGTCATTTCCACATGCGATCCATACGATAATTACTGAGATGGGCACACCATTTTTCATACTAAGTCTTCTCAACGCAGTGTGAGCCTCACACTCATATCGCATCTCGGTTCAGACACCTGGTGTTTTAGGTGCCCAGTGGCCGCGTGGGTGGTGGTTGCCACTTTGGAGGCTGCTGGCTAGATTATGTTTCTGCGCCCCCAGCAAGTGGAATGTGTGTCTTGCTTCTCTGATCTCACGGTTCCTTCCAGGAGCAGGGTGGTGTCTCCCGTCCTGGATGTGATTGACTGGAAGACTTTGCAGTATTACCCCTCCGAGGACCAGCAGCGAGGAGTGTTGGACTGGAAGCTGGATTTCCACTGGGAGCCTTTGCCGGAGCGCGAGAGAAGGGCCCTCACTTCTCCTGTCAGTCCCATCAGGTGAGGCTCCTCCCCCGGCCGGCTTTGCCGCTGCCTCCCCCATGCGGGCTCGGGCCAACCCGGGCTCTCCCCCTCTCCTACCAAGTTCaatgcaattcagttcagtcgttcagtcgtgtctgactctctgcaaccccatggactgcagcacgcaggcctccctgtccatcaccaactcccggagcttactcaaactcatgcccatcgagtcggtgatgccatccaaccatctcatcctctgtcgtccccttctcttcctgccctcaatctttcccagcatcagggtcttttccagtgagccagctctttccatcaggtggccaaagtattggagcgtcaatATTGGAGCTTGTAGCAAGTTACCTAATCAATAAGCTGGGGATCACAATGGTACTTACCTTCTAGGGAGGCTGTGAGGTTTCAGTGAGCTAATATATGAGAAGCATGCAGAAACTGTCAAACACTCAGGGATGGGTGTTATTATCCTCACATTGTTATATGAGTGGAGTCCGGCGAAGTTTCCAGAGCATGGAAGTAGGAAGCGGAAGCATCTTATCTGGGGTCTCAATCCAGCTCTGTCTCACCAGGAAACTCTGGAGTTTCCCAGGGCTCAGATGCTTTCTTGGTAAAAGGGAAGAATTCAGCTAGGTAAATGCTAAGAAACCGGAAGTCTCAATATATGTCCAGCTTTATGGTTCGCTTCTCACGAGTTTGACTTTTAGGCAAATATCCTATGTTTAACATAGGATATGTTATGTTTAAAACCTAGTCAATGTTCTAGAGAGcttctgctgtgtaacaaaccatccAAACTTTAGGGTGTGGAGGAACTTTTATTAAGAGCCTGGACTCTGGGTTGTGAATTCTGAAAGGAGTAGTGATGTTGGCTGTTTGCTCCGTGGTGTCTGGGGCCTCAGCAGGACCAGCCTCGACTAGACTAGACTGGCTGGAAATGACTCAACATCTCGGGGCAGGATTCCCCAGAGTCTGATGCTGGCCATCACTGGGACCCAGTGGGAGCTTCTTCCCTGTTCTCTCCATGAGATCACTGCAGGCGGGTTCCCTGGGGCTTCCTACACCCTGGCACTGGTTTCAGACAGCAAGGGTCCCAGAAGACTCAGGCAAAGCAAGCTGTAATCTCCTACCCAGTTAAGAAAATAACGTATTGAGATGAAattcatataatataaaatgagCCATTTCTAAGTGAACAATTCAGTACATTCGCAACGCTGAGCAACCATTGCCTCTTTATAGCTCCCAAACATTCCCcttttcctaaaggaaaatccCTTCCTTGTTGCCTCCCATTGTCCCCTTTCTCCAGCTGCTAGCAATCCCCAATCCACTGTCTGTCTCCATGGATTTACCAGTTCTGGATATTTTACACCAAGGGGCTCACACAATAAGTGAcctcttgtgtctggcttctccCACTTATCGTGATGTTTCAGAGTATGTACCCCCTTTAATAAGCAAGTCTCAGAGGTCACCCCGGGTCACTTCTTCCACAGCCGCAGGCCCCCTAGGTTCCCAGGAGGGAGACGTGGCCCTAACTCACAGTGGGGTCAATGTCACATTGTAGACAGAGCCCAAGGAACAAGGATTCTGCCACCGTTGACCTGCCCAACACCAAGCAATCACCCAAGTTGTTTCCGTGTGCCTAGGCTATGGACACAGAGTGAGGCGTTAGTCACAAACAGGACTTCCAAGTGTCTACCCGAGGGTGTGTGACTCTAGCAGCTGACCTAAGCCACCAAGATTAGAAATGTaaaaagtatctttttattttctactaacTGAATTTAGGTAATTTCTctcttgatccctgtctgctAACGGCAGAAAACTTCGGGACAAATTAGACAGGTTCAGTGATAGCTTAGCCACCTCGTCATTAGATCTGTCATCCAGGCGTGTCCACCCTCCCGTCCCTCTGGGGTGGACTCTGGGCTCCAGGCTTCCGTGGTGGATGCTGGTGGGGAAGACGTGCTCCACGTCAGGCTCTGGCTGTCTTGTGTTGGGTTCACCATGATGTGTGTGCTTTCACCAGCCGTGGCCATAGATGGGGGCTGGCACGTGGGTCCCGCTGGCCTGCACCCTCCACATGGCATCTGCCGAGGTCCCACATCTTCTTCCGGCCCACCCTGGCGTGCTGATGCTCCGGGAGCCTCTAAGGAGCTGCACCTACCACCTGCCTGCCCGGGCACCACCTAGACCCTATCTCCTGGGGCCAAGGGCCATCCGGGGGGTCTGAACTCCCAGGGCAGCCAGCTGGGAGGTGGGCCATGCGCCCTCTGCTCTCTGGTCCCCAAACAACAAGCAAGGGATCCCCCTCCTCCTGGAATTGCCCTGAAGGTGTCAAGGTGGATACCAGGTCCTTCCCAGGGATCTACCTGAATCTTTGTGTCTTGGTCTCCCCATGGGctgtctcttctctctgaagGCTGGAGGATCTTATCTAGTTTGGACATAGAAAATCCTGGCTCTGCGAGGATGAGCCCTCACCTTAGGCCTAGACTGCAGCTTTGCCATTAGACTTGAAAACTCAGAGTCTATTGTCTATGTTCTTGGCTTTGGGGCCACGTTGTAGCCAGCTCAGCAGTCACAACAAAAAACCACAGGTTGGATGGCTTAATCAAcatgagatttattttcttatgttgCAGGATCTCATTTAGCCTTAATTACTTCTTcagaggccccatctccaaatccAATACACTGCGGGTTAGGGCTTTGACATGTGGATTTGGGagggacacagacattcagtctAGAACAGGCCCATACCAACCTCAGGCCTCATTTTCCCAGTGGGGAagggtcatggaactaagatgcAGGTGTAAGGGGTGGGGTGCAGAACCAGATATGTTTTACCTCCTTCCGTCATAGGCGTGCATCCTGGAAGCACAGAAAGCTAATTCTAACTTCATTACTGGCCTGTCAGCATCTCCTGAGCCCCTGTTTCATGCCAGACACTCTACTGAGGGCTGTGAAcccaaagaattaaaagagaagttTCTGGACCTCTCTGAGTTATGATGCGGGAGGATGGTAGATCTCAGCATTATGAGGAGTGCTGGATAGGTGCGTCCCCAGAGAGTTAAGAGAGGGGCCTGCCTGAGGGAGCAATGTATTCTGCTCCAGCCAAAGCGAAGGGATTCCATTCAAGAGAACAGACTCCTCAGAGGACCTCTGCCCAACCTGAGGCAAAGGCTCCTTGACTCCAGGCACCAGTCCTCTCTGGAACCTTCTTTTAGGCCTCAGGGTCTCTCTGATGCCCAAGGTCACTGCAGTCACCTTGACCCACCCAGTTTGACCTACCATTGGCCAAAGTTCCAGCCAGAGAGAGCCCAGTCACCTTCGCCCGGGGCGGCTGCTCCTTCCCTGAGACCCAGCTGCTGCCCGGCCCCTGTCGAGGCCTCAGGCTCCCTGTGAAGGGCCCACATCTCTTTTCACACTCGTTCATACATTTCTAACTgtgtcttccccaccctgggTACTCTGACTGCATGGCCTCTCTCATCAGAGCATGAAAGTGGAATTAGGATGAGGTTGGGTACTGACTATATACAGAtgccaagaaaattccagaaaggaTATCACCATTTGTACATTTGCAAATGACAGTATTAAGCgatatttattgaacatgtgCTTAGTTAATGCTATAAACGTATTATACATatcagctggctcagtggtaaagaacctgccttccaatgcaggagacataagagacacaggttggatccctgggtcatgaagatcccctggaggagggtatggcaaccactcgttttcttgcctggagaatcccatggacagaggagcctggtgggcttcagtccatagggtcacgcagagtctgacacgactgaagtgacttagcacacacatgattCTGTGAAGCAGTTACTGGTAGTAATTACTCTTAGTCCCATTTCACACATGTGAAAATGTAGGTACACAGAGGTTAAATTAGAAATGAACTCTCCAGAGGTTGCCCAATTGCATTAAGTTGTTAAGTGGTAGATCCAAGGTTAAACTTGGAGGCCAGTCTCCTGCCACAATGCTCTTCATAGCTCTGCCCTGCTGTGTTTTAAAGACAAGTTTGAAATACAATCTGTCATTGCCAGGTACATAAAGGCTATACAGATACCCGTGTCAGTTCAGGGCAGGGCTTGCTGCCAAAGGCATCATGAAAAAGCACTTGATTTTCAGAGATCTTTGGGTTTTGGCAAGCAGAGGTACTTTACGTGACATTTCTTTGAGTTTCCCAAAACTCCATTATTGTCCCCAATTAGAGGTGATGAAATTGAGCCCAGAGTGGTCATCTATCTCATCCAAGATCTTACAAATTGTAAGTGGTAAAACTGGAAAGAATTACACTACTGGTTTTTATTGTGGTGtaacttcatatttttaatagcCCAAATGTCAGTAGTTTTGTTCACGTAAAACTATTGTCTTAGTAATTTAAAACATCTGAACTCTGAGTCATCCACCCCTGAGGCACACCCAGAGTTTGGCCATATTGAAATGTGTACTCTTTTGAATGAAGAGATTTTGATTCTGAAGCCTCTGGCTCTGTCCTTCTCAGGTAAGCTCTTCTAAAGGATGTTGCTGTCATCTTAATTCCCTCACTTAGGGATTCCagctttctgtgtttttaaagcaCGTGTATTTCCCCCAGAGCATCTGGGGACCTACCTATTCCAGAGTCCCTGCAGCATTCGTCTTAGGGGGTGCGTGCTCGTGAAGCAGATAAGAGTGTGAGGTcaagagtgagggcaggaagagGCCTGCTGGTCCCTCTGGTCCAGGCCTGGGGCTGCTGGCCTCGGGGCACCTTATTTTAACCAAGGTCTTCTTTCCAAAGACCTCACCAGAGAGGGGGCCCTCCCTGAAGGAGCAGAGTCCAAGGGGTATAAAAGGTCCAGGCAGCCAGCACTCTCTTTTCATGAAACACCAGAACTTGTGACATGCTCGCTTGGCCCCAGTCTTGCAATTAAAAGCCCTGAGGTCTGACTGAGCCCCGAGTCCACTCTCTGGGCTCCTGGAGCACCCCCACCTGCCATGCCCACCCCCAGGCGCTCCGGGTTCTGAACTGCGGTctgttccctccctctcttcccaggAGCCCCGTGGTGCCTGGCGGGGTGGTGGCCATGGACCGACATTACTTCCAAAACACCGGAGCGTACGACCCTCTCCTGTCACTGCAGGGAGGCGAAAACCTCGAGCTGTCTCTCAAGGTATGCCCTGGGCCGCAGGAGGCCTGGGAGGTATCTCTGGAGCCATGGATGGGGTCACAGCTTGGAGGTCAAGGATGAGGCTTCAGACAAACACAGAGACATCATCCAGGGGGTGTCCCACCCTGCTTTCTGCCCCTCTGGCCTCTCTCTTGGCTTCAGCACAGCCTCCCTCCTGAACCCACTTGAGTCCGCTTGTAGGAAAGGGCGTGTCTTCAGCCATCTCCGCCTGACACAGAGCTTCCTAGACGTCCTCCGAGGCCAGCAGACTTAGCCCCTGGAGAGTTTTCACTGTGCCCACTGGCCGGAGCAAATACCACACAGTTCTGTGTGCTTCGTTTGATCCAAACAACTTAATGgggcttcccctgtagctcagttggtaaagaatccgcctacaatgcaggagacctgggttcaattcctgggttggaaagatcccctgcagaaggaaatggccacccactccagtattcttgcctggagaatcccatgggctatagcctgccaggctcctctgtccatggggtcacaagagtcggacacgacttggcaactaaaccaccaccaaacaaCTTAATGAGCATTTGTCCAAACAGTGTAGCCCCACTGCGCACCACTCAATTTCTCAACCTTGGATCAGATTGGACCCTCCACCCGCATTTCCTGTTTCTCATTGATTTCTAGCTTGCTTTTTCACTGCAGCAACCCCTGAAAACCCAACCCAGAGAAGACAAACAGCATTGAAAGTACAGCAATCTGAGGTTGAAATCAGTTTGCAGAACTTCCAACAGGTGTCATTCTGTTTCTCCTGAATGTTGAATATAGCCCACTCAGCCATCTGAGTTTGCTCTGGCACCCTGGGGTGCCTTGGCACCCAGTTTGGAAAGACCATGGTTTGCCTTCTTGATGTCTTTTGGTTCATGTTCTGCCTATCTGAGGCAGGTTTTTGCTTTGCTCTTTGTTCCCAAGTAGGGAATAAGACACTTCTTGTCAGACGAACTCTAGGCATTTGGGAGTAGGAGTGAGTGGAGAGCAAAGAAAGTCCTAAAAGTAGGAAAGACTCTGAGGAAAGCTTGCTTTGATCTCCACCCAGATGGCTTCTGGTAACTTTGCAGCAGACTTCACAAGCTTTTAGAGATTCCCTGGCCACTAGGGGTTCCCTTTCCCCTCAGGAAGCAGCCTTGGGAGAGTCCAGGTGTTAACAGCACAGATGCATCCTCTAAGTGCTGAATCTGGGCATGTGTTTCAGGAGCGGGGCAGGGACATTCAGGCAGTTgcaggggttcagttcagtctctcagctgtgtccgactctgcgaccccatggactgcagcaggccaggcctccctgtccatcaccaactcccagagcttactcaaactcatgtctatcgagtcggtggtgccatctaactatctcatcctctgtcgtccccttctcctcccgccttcagtctttccctgcatcagggtcttttctaatgagtcagttcttcacatcaggtggccaaagtattggagtttcagcttcaacatcgttccctccaatgaatacccaggaccgagttcctttgggatggactggttggatctccttgcagtccaagggactctcaagagtcttctccaacaccacggttcaaaagcatcaattcttcagtgctcagctttctttatagtccaactctcacatccatacatgaccactggaaagaccatagccttgactagacagacctttgttgacattttgaatatgctgtctaggttggtcataacttttcttccaaggagtaagcgtcttttaatttcatggctgcaatcaccatttgcagtgattttggagcccaagaaaataaagtctgccacagtttccactgtttcccattgtTGCAGGGGTGTGACCCCTCAACCCACAGGTCCCGGCCGGGGACCACCACCCTCGTTCTCCCCACCTTGCCCCTCACCCCCCTGCCCAGAACTCTCAGATCAGGAAACTCTATTCCATCCTGAGAACTAGCGTCATTCTGCACTCGGTACGTCCCAGACATTTTGCCATCCCCTCCCAGGGCCCCTCGTGTCCCATGTCTCTGGAGAGGAGCACAGAGGTGTGAGTTTTCTCCTTTCCTGGCAGACCTGGCTCTGTGGGGGCTCCGTGGAAATCCTGCCCTGTTCCCGCGTGGGGCACCTCTACCGAAATGAAGATGCCCACTCCCAGCGTGAGCGGGAGGCCACCCTGCAGAACAAGGTCCGCATCGCTGAGACCTGGCTGGGCTCCTTCAAAGAAACCTTCTACAGGCACAGTCCAGAGGCCTTGTCCCTGAGCAAGGTAAGGGGGAGCCCAGCAGAGGCTTCTGGGCCCACCCAGGGCTCCCCCAGCTGGAGGCTGGGCCAGGAGTACCTCCCCTCCGCCTTGAAGGGCAGACAGAAGCTTCCAGCGGGTACTTCCATGGGGGCCCTCTCAAGGGGCTCCCCCTCCCGGTGGAGTTGTCCTCTGTCTCTCCCAGCAtctctggggggcggggggagctggAGGGGGAGGCAGTCACAGCTGGTCCTGGCCTCGAATCCCCGGATGTCTGTGGGGCAGGGTCTGTCATCACATTTAAAGCTGCGACCCTTCACCCTGGGCCCAGAGGAGAGACTGGGTGGGGCGTAATTGCTGAGATGGGTCCCTGAGGGCCCTTTCATCCCAGGGAAAATGTTCAAGGCTATGCAATTACCCCAAGACGTTAAACAAATAGAAGCATAAAAGTAAATGTAAAGGACCTCCGGCCAaaggcccagaaaaataaacctttCAAACACTTGATTAAATGTCCACAAACAGGGCATTTTCAACTGGTCCATGACCACTCAGCACTGTTCTGATGGCAGGACATGTGAATACTGTTTGGCGTGGGACGCGGCTCACAGTGACGTGTGCGGTCCCACATCCCTCAGCCTCCTCCCAGACCCCCGGTCCCTCCCCGGCGTGAGCTGTGATGTAAAGCCGCTTTCTCCGGGCTGCCGCCTgtgtctccccctccccaggctgggaagccggACTGCATGGAGCGTCAGCAGCTGCAGAGGAGGCTGGGCTGCCGGACCTTCCACTGGTTTCTGGCCAACGTCTACCCCGAGCTGTACCCACTGGAACGCAGGCCCAGGTTCTCCGGAAAGGCAAGGCATGAGAGAGACaaagggcagaggaggaggaaacGGGGCCGAGTCGCTTCCgcagccagggcctgggttcagagGCTCTCCCACCGCCCCGGGCACCCAGGCCCAGCCCAGCGGGGCCTCCCTGCGGGGGATGGCTGGGCTGGGCCGTAACCCACCGCGGGGCCCCTTGCCCTGGGGTGCTTCCACGTCCTTCGGGAGGCCCGGCTCTCAGGATCGCTGGCTTGAGCTTGGCCTCCCTCGATTCTGCAGCCCGATCGTGGGCCTTGAGCGCCACCGTAGAGAGTGAAGGAGGGGAACGCGGCCGACAGAGGGCGTCTTCGCGCGGAGGGCGGGATTCACCCCTGCGTGTGTCTGCTTGCAGCTCCACAACACCGGACTGGGCTTCTGCGCCGACTGCGCGGCGGAAGGGGCCGCTCCGGGCTGCGCCGTGGTGCTGGCC includes these proteins:
- the GALNT15 gene encoding polypeptide N-acetylgalactosaminyltransferase 15 isoform X2, whose amino-acid sequence is MLVRKRRRHGPCRRQALLALLVLGCVLLMLGALHPPPHALPRAPPVPQAAVRSPQAAYRLDFGDPQEWLLESEEEDQEYGPLPPLVSLREDQLLVAVASLRAGRNRSRGGRGGGYRLIQRPHKQQDAEAPERDWAAEEEDGEDEAASEEGERTALSREEAPSARSPAHRGGSRHPLCLQQPPPTDSLPTASVVLCFHDEAWSTLLRTVHSILDTAPRAFLKEIVLVDDLSQQGQLKMALSEHVARLEGVKLLRSNRRLGASRARMLGAARATGDVLVFMDTHCECQPGWLEPLLARIAGDRSRVVSPVLDVIDWKTLQYYPSEDQQRGVLDWKLDFHWEPLPERERRALTSPVSPIRSPVVPGGVVAMDRHYFQNTGAYDPLLSLQGGENLELSLKTWLCGGSVEILPCSRVGHLYRNEDAHSQREREATLQNKVRIAETWLGSFKETFYRHSPEALSLSKAGKPDCMERQQLQRRLGCRTFHWFLANVYPELYPLERRPRFSGKLHNTGLGFCADCAAEGAAPGCAVVLAPCSDAQQQQNGMIVHILSGKCMEAVVQENNKDLYLRECDGKASQLWRFDNVSTVDER